Below is a window of Variovorax sp. TBS-050B DNA.
CGTCGACGTTCTTCTCGGCGATGTCCACCAGCGCGAGCTGCAGCGAGACCAGCAGCTCGGCGATCAGGTCGATCTCGCCGCGCAGCCACAGCCGCACGTCGGTGGCGACCTGGTCGTTGCGGCTGCGGCCGGTGTGCAGGCGCTTGCCGGCGTCGCCGACCAGCTGGGTGAGCCGGGCTTCGATGTTGAGGTGCACGTCCTCGAGGTCGAGCTTCCATTCGAAGGCGCCCGATTCGATTTCACTGCGGATCTGCGCCATCCCACGCTGGATCTCGGCGTGGTCCTGCGCGCTGATGATGCCTTGTGCCGCCAGCATGCCGGCATGCGCCAGCGAACCCACGATGTCGGCCTGCCACAGACGCTTGTCGAAGAACACGCTGGCGGTGTAGCGCTTCACGAGGTCGCTCATGGGTTCGGAGAACAGGGCCGACCAGGCTTCGGATTTCTTGTCGAGTTGGTTTTGGGTCATGGGAGCCTTGCGAGAGGCAATAATGGGTTGGTTACCCGATGTATCTGTGATGCGCAATCCGGCGATTTTATCGGCCACCTCCACCGCCAAGCCTCCGGCCTCGCCCGAAAAAGGCCGTTTGCCCGCGCGCGCCGCGCGCGCGCCGCTGTTCGACGCCTGCCAGATCGGGGTGGTGCTGCGCGCGGTGCTCTTCGTCGAGGCGCTGGTGGCGGTCGCGGCGCTTTTCGTCGCCGCCTCGCCGGGCGAGTGGCTGGTGCAGACGGCCACCGTCACCGGCGGTGCGCTGCCCGCGACGCTGCTCTGGCTGGTGGCCGCCTGCGGGCTCAAGAAGCCGCTGTCGCGCCTGCCGCGGCAGGCGCAGTACGCGGCGGGCGCGGCGCTGGGCGCGATCGCGGCGCTCTACGGCTGCGGCCTGCTGCGGCTGACCGGCGTCGCCGGCACCGCGCCCTGGCTCGCGAGCGCGGTGGCGGGCGCCTTCATCGCGGGCATGGTGATGGCTGCGATGGTGCTGCGTGCGCGCGGCCAGACGCCGGCTGCCACCACCGCGCGGCTCGAGGAACTGCAGTCGCGCATCCGGCCGCACTTTCTCTTCAACACGCTCAACAGCGCGATTGCGCTGGTGCGCGAGGAACCCGCGAAGGCCGAGGCCATGCTGGAGGATCTGGCCGAGCTGTTCCGCCAGGCGCTGGCCGATCCGGGCGAATCGGGCACGCTGGCCGACGAGATCGCGCTGGCCGAGCGCTACCTCGCGATCGAGCAGGTGCGCTTCGGCGACCGGCTGCGCATCCGCTGGGACCTCGATGCCGCGGCCAGCAGCGCGCGCCTGCCGCCGCTCCTGCTGCAGCCGCTGGTGGAGAACGCCATCAAGCACGGCGTGGAGCCGAGCCCCGAGGGCGCCAAGCTGCGCATCCGCACCGAGCGCCGCGGCAACGTGGTGGTGATCGAGGTGGTCAACAGCCTGCCGCCGCTGCGCTGGGCCGACGAGCCGCTGCCGCGCGGCCACGGCATCGCGCTCGCGAACGTGCGCGACCGGCTGCGCCTGCTGCACGACATGCAGATGCAGTTCAGCGCCGGCATGGACCAGAAGAACTACCGCGTGCGCATCGCCATTCCCGCCGAATCATGACCCTCAAGACCTTGATCGTCGACGACGAAGCCCTGGCGCGTTCGCGCCTTCGCACCCTGCTGCGCGACTGCCGCTCGCCCGCGGCCGAGGTGGTGGCCGAAGCCGCGCAGGGCGCCGAGGCGCTGCAGCATCTGGCGCACATGCCGCTCGACCTGGTGCTGCTCGACGTGCACATGCCCGGGGTGGACGGCATCGAGGTGGCGCGCGGCCTGCGCAGCCGCGCCGACGCGCCGGCGGTGGTGTTCGTCACCGCGCATGCGGCCCATGCGGTCACGGCCTTCGACCTCGACGCCGTCGACTACCTGACCAAGCCGGTGCGCGCCGAGCGCCTGCAGCAGGCGCTGCAGAAGGCCGAGCGCTTCCTCAAGGAGCGGCGCGCGCTGCAGGCGAGCGCGCTGCAGGAGAGCCTGCTGATCCAGGACCGCGGCCGCGCCGAGCGCGTGCCGCTCGCCGAGGTGCTCTACCTCAAGTCCGAGCACAAGTACCTCACGGTGCGGACGGCCACGCGCAGCCACATCCTCGACGGCTCGCTCAACGAATTCGAGGAGCGCTATCCCGAGCGCTTCCTGCGCGTGCACCGCAATGCGCTGGTCGCGCGCGCGGCCATCCGGGCGCTCGAGAAATACGACGACGGCGAGGACGCCGAAGGCTGGGCACTGCGGCTCGAAGCAGTGCCCGAACCCGTGGCCGTGTCGCGCCGGCAACTGCCCGCCGTGCGCGAAGTGCTGAAGGAAACGCGATGACCGATGCCAAGAACCCCGCTGGCGAGGCGCGCGCGGCCACGCCCCCCGATCCGCGCGACGCGGCGCTGTCGCCCGAACCGGCCGCTTCCGAACCCCCGCCGGAGCCGCCGCCCGACGCCATCGCGCCCGAACTGCTGCAGCCCGAACCCGAGCCGCAGCGCCTGATGCTGCACATGCCGGTGGACGTGCGCAGCGCCTCGCTGGTGGTGCTGGCGGTGCTCGCGAGCGTGTTCGCGCTGCGCTGGGCGCAGGCGGTGTTCATCCCGCTGATGCTGAGCCTGCTGCTGAGCTATGCGCTGTCGCCGCTGGTCGACCGGCTCGAGCACTGGCGCCTGCCGCGCTGGATCGGCGCCACCGTGATCCTGCTCGGCCTCGGCGGCGGCCTGGGCTGGACCGGGTACTCGCTCTCGGGCAGCGCCTCGGAGCTGCTCGATTCGCTGCCGGTGGCGGCGCAGAAGCTGCGCCAGGTCATGCGCACCACCGGCCGCAGCGCCAGCGCCAATCCCCTGGACAACGTGCAGCAGGCGGCGTCGCAGCTCGAGCGCGCGGCCGAGGAGAACTCGCGCGCGCTGTCCAAGCGCGGCGTGGCGCGCGTGGTGATCGAGCGGCCGCCGTTCAACGTGCGCGACTACCTCTGGAGCGGCACGGTCGGGCTGCTGTCGGCCGCGGGCCAGTTCACGCTCGTGGCCTTCCTCACCTTCTTCGCGCTGTGCTCGGGCAACACCTTCCGGCGCAAGCTGATCAAGATCACCGGGCCGAGCCTGCAGAAGAAGAAGATCACGGTGCATGTGCTCGACGACATCACGCGCAACATCGAGCGCTACCTGATCGTGCAGATCCTGACCAGCGTGCTCGTGGGCGTGGCCACCGGCCTCGCGTTCTGGGCGCTCGGGCTCGGCAATGCGGCCGTCTGGGGCATCGTGGCCGCGGTGACCAACCTCATTCCGTACATCGGCTCGGTGATCGTCATGGCCGCGGCGGGGCTCGTGGCCTTCCTGCAGTTCAACACCATCGAGATGGCGCTGCTCGTGGCCGGCACCTCGCTGCTGATCCACACGATCGTCGGCAACCTGCTGATGCCCTGGCTCACCAGCCGCACCAGCCGCATGAATCCGGTGGCGGTGTTCGTCGGCGTGATCTTCTGGGGCTGGCTCTGGGGCGTGTGGGGGCTGCTGCTGGGCATTCCGATCACGATGGTGATCAAGTCGATCTGCGACCGCGTCGAAGACCTGCAGCCGATCGGCGAACTGCTCGGCGAGTAGCGCAGCGCGTCAGCCCGCCGTGCGCGCCCGCGCCGCATGCGCATCGTGCAGCCGAGCGAAGCGCAGGATCATCCAGGGCCCGAGCAGCGCGCCCAGGCCGACCGAGCTCCAGGCCGCGACCCAGCCATAGGTACTGCCGAAGCCGAAGCGCGCCTGGCCCCAGTCGAGCACCAGGCCGAACACCCAGGGGCTGACCGCGCCCGCGCCGAAGCCCATCACCGAGCGCACCGAATACGCCACGCCCAGCCGGTGCGGCGCCACCACGTCGGCCAGCGCGGTCGAATAGACCGACGAGTCGGCGATCGCCAGCATGTTGTAGAGCGCGGCCATCAGCGCGAGCAGCCACAGCGGCCAGGTCCACATCCAGCCGAAGGCGAACGACATGCCCAGGCTCGCGAGCGTGGCGATCATCATCACCTTGGCGCGGCCGAGGCGGTCGGAGGCCGCGCCGCCCGCGATGCTGCCGGCCACGCTCACCAGGTGCGACAGCGCCGCCAGCGCGATGCCCGCGCCCTTCCAGCCCGGCGAGAGCTCGCTCGACGATGCCACGAGGTAGGCCGGCAGCCAGGCCCAGAGCGCCATCAGCTCCCAGCAGTGGAAGGCATAGGCCCAGTTGCCGGCCATCGCCGGCTTGTCCCGCACGGTGGCCGCCAGCGCCTGCCAGGTGCCTTCGCGCGGCATGCCCGCCGCGGCAGCCGGCGCGGGCGGACGCATGCGGCGCAGCGCGGGCAGGGTCAGCAGCGCACCCGCGAGCGTGCAGCCCGCGGCCATCAGCAGGCCCCACCGCCAGTGCAGCAGGTGGCTGAACACCGCCACCACCGCGAGCGAGAGCGCATAGCCCATCGACGCGGCGCCGAGGAACAGCCCCATCGCGCGGCCGCGCACAGTGGGCTCGGTGTTGTGCGCGAGCAGTTGCAGGCCCGGCGTGTAGGAGGCGCCGGCGCACAGGCCCGTCAGGCCGTAGAGCAGCAGCGCCGACAGATGGTCGCGCGCGAAGAGCGCGAAGCCCAGCGCCGCCGCGGCGCTGATCGCGCTGCCGATGAAGAACACCCGGTGCGGGCCGTGCCGGTCCGCCAGCAGACCGACCGCGAACAGCGAACTCATGTAGCCCACGTGCCAGGCGCTCTGGATCGAGCCGGCCTGCGCCGCCGTCATGTGCCAGTCGGCCATCATGAACGGCAGCACGCCCGAATAGGCGGTGACGATCATCGCCTGCAGCAGCCGGCTCGCGCACAGCAGCGCGAGCCATCCGCGCGCCGGGCCCGTCTCAGCGCAGTGCACGCTGCATCAGGACGGTGTCGACCCACTGTCCGAACTTGAAGCCCACGTTGCGCAGCACGCCGACGGTCTCGAAGCCCAGGCGCTGGTGCAGCCGCCGCGAACCGGCATTGGCGCTGTTGCCGATCACCGCCACCATCTGCGCGAAGCCGGCGTCGGCGCAGCGGCGGATCACTTCCGCGAGCAGGGCCTTGCCGATGCCGTGGCCCTGCGCGTCGGGCGCCACGTAGACCGAGTTCTCGACGGTGCGGCGGTAGGCCGACCGCGTGCGATACGGCCCCGCATAGGCGTAGCCCGCCACCTCGCCGTTCCGCACGGCGACGAGATAGGGCAGGCCGCGCGCCACCACGTCGGCGCGGCGCTGCTGCATCTGCGCGACGCTCGGCACTTCTTCCTCGAAGGAGCAGAGGTCGTGCAGCACGTAGCGGCCGTAGATGGCCTGCACCGCGGCCATGTGGTGCGGCTCGGCGTCGAGGATGCGGAAGGGGAGGGCGTCTGCGGGGTCTGGCGAATGCATGGCGGCATCTTGACGGTGCGCCATGCATAAGTGAAGCTTCGCTGCCCTATGCAGCGCATGAGAAATACTTTGGACAAAACACTGAATCTCGAGCAGCTGCGCTCCTTCGGACTCGTGATCGAGGCCGGCAGCTTCTCGGCCGCGGCCGACCGCCTGGGCCTCTCGCAGCCCGCGGTGAGCCTGCAGGTCCGCCAGCTCGAGCGCAGGCTCGGCGTGCGCCTGGTGGAGCGCGTCGGCAAGCGTGCGAA
It encodes the following:
- a CDS encoding histidine kinase, with product MGWLPDVSVMRNPAILSATSTAKPPASPEKGRLPARAARAPLFDACQIGVVLRAVLFVEALVAVAALFVAASPGEWLVQTATVTGGALPATLLWLVAACGLKKPLSRLPRQAQYAAGAALGAIAALYGCGLLRLTGVAGTAPWLASAVAGAFIAGMVMAAMVLRARGQTPAATTARLEELQSRIRPHFLFNTLNSAIALVREEPAKAEAMLEDLAELFRQALADPGESGTLADEIALAERYLAIEQVRFGDRLRIRWDLDAAASSARLPPLLLQPLVENAIKHGVEPSPEGAKLRIRTERRGNVVVIEVVNSLPPLRWADEPLPRGHGIALANVRDRLRLLHDMQMQFSAGMDQKNYRVRIAIPAES
- a CDS encoding LytTR family DNA-binding domain-containing protein produces the protein MTLKTLIVDDEALARSRLRTLLRDCRSPAAEVVAEAAQGAEALQHLAHMPLDLVLLDVHMPGVDGIEVARGLRSRADAPAVVFVTAHAAHAVTAFDLDAVDYLTKPVRAERLQQALQKAERFLKERRALQASALQESLLIQDRGRAERVPLAEVLYLKSEHKYLTVRTATRSHILDGSLNEFEERYPERFLRVHRNALVARAAIRALEKYDDGEDAEGWALRLEAVPEPVAVSRRQLPAVREVLKETR
- a CDS encoding AI-2E family transporter, producing MTDAKNPAGEARAATPPDPRDAALSPEPAASEPPPEPPPDAIAPELLQPEPEPQRLMLHMPVDVRSASLVVLAVLASVFALRWAQAVFIPLMLSLLLSYALSPLVDRLEHWRLPRWIGATVILLGLGGGLGWTGYSLSGSASELLDSLPVAAQKLRQVMRTTGRSASANPLDNVQQAASQLERAAEENSRALSKRGVARVVIERPPFNVRDYLWSGTVGLLSAAGQFTLVAFLTFFALCSGNTFRRKLIKITGPSLQKKKITVHVLDDITRNIERYLIVQILTSVLVGVATGLAFWALGLGNAAVWGIVAAVTNLIPYIGSVIVMAAAGLVAFLQFNTIEMALLVAGTSLLIHTIVGNLLMPWLTSRTSRMNPVAVFVGVIFWGWLWGVWGLLLGIPITMVIKSICDRVEDLQPIGELLGE
- a CDS encoding MFS transporter; protein product: MHCAETGPARGWLALLCASRLLQAMIVTAYSGVLPFMMADWHMTAAQAGSIQSAWHVGYMSSLFAVGLLADRHGPHRVFFIGSAISAAAALGFALFARDHLSALLLYGLTGLCAGASYTPGLQLLAHNTEPTVRGRAMGLFLGAASMGYALSLAVVAVFSHLLHWRWGLLMAAGCTLAGALLTLPALRRMRPPAPAAAAGMPREGTWQALAATVRDKPAMAGNWAYAFHCWELMALWAWLPAYLVASSSELSPGWKGAGIALAALSHLVSVAGSIAGGAASDRLGRAKVMMIATLASLGMSFAFGWMWTWPLWLLALMAALYNMLAIADSSVYSTALADVVAPHRLGVAYSVRSVMGFGAGAVSPWVFGLVLDWGQARFGFGSTYGWVAAWSSVGLGALLGPWMILRFARLHDAHAARARTAG
- a CDS encoding N-acetyltransferase family protein encodes the protein MHSPDPADALPFRILDAEPHHMAAVQAIYGRYVLHDLCSFEEEVPSVAQMQQRRADVVARGLPYLVAVRNGEVAGYAYAGPYRTRSAYRRTVENSVYVAPDAQGHGIGKALLAEVIRRCADAGFAQMVAVIGNSANAGSRRLHQRLGFETVGVLRNVGFKFGQWVDTVLMQRALR